A genomic region of Brevibacillus sp. JNUCC-41 contains the following coding sequences:
- the prfB gene encoding peptide chain release factor 2 (programmed frameshift): protein MELAEIRNELERTAQRLTDFRGLFDLDEKEARIAQLENEMTHPDFWNDQQKAQIVINETNALKEQVNQLSELNESYENLDLTYELVKEENDQELLAELEEEITILSQKMNDFELQLLLSEEYDSKNAILELHPGAGGTESQDWGSMLLRMYTRWGEKRGFKVETLDYLPGDEAGIKSVTLIFKGHNAYGYLKAEKGVHRLVRISPFDSSGRRHTSFVSCEVMPEFDETINIEVRTEDLKIDTYRASGAGGQHINTTDSAVRITHIPTNTVVTCQNERSQIKNKAQAMNMLKAKLYQREIEQQQAELDEIRGEQKEIGWGSQIRSYVFHPYSMVKDHRTSAETGNLGAVMDGDIDMFIDAYLRSKL from the exons ATGGAATTAGCAGAAATAAGAAATGAACTTGAACGGACAGCGCAACGATTAACGGACTTTAGG GGTCTCTTTGACTTAGATGAAAAAGAGGCACGAATCGCACAGCTTGAAAATGAGATGACACATCCCGATTTTTGGAATGATCAGCAAAAAGCACAAATTGTCATCAATGAAACGAATGCTTTGAAAGAACAGGTCAATCAATTGTCCGAACTGAATGAATCATATGAAAATCTGGATTTGACATATGAATTAGTGAAAGAGGAGAATGATCAAGAACTTTTGGCTGAGCTGGAAGAAGAAATCACGATACTTTCACAAAAGATGAATGACTTCGAACTTCAACTTTTACTAAGTGAAGAATATGACTCGAAAAATGCCATCCTTGAACTGCATCCTGGTGCGGGCGGAACGGAGTCCCAGGATTGGGGTTCCATGCTGCTTCGTATGTATACAAGATGGGGTGAAAAAAGAGGCTTTAAAGTGGAAACCCTTGATTACCTTCCAGGTGATGAAGCTGGAATCAAGAGTGTCACTTTAATTTTCAAAGGCCATAACGCCTATGGTTATTTAAAAGCGGAAAAAGGGGTCCACCGTCTTGTCCGGATTTCCCCTTTCGATTCCTCAGGGAGACGCCATACTTCATTCGTTTCATGTGAAGTCATGCCGGAATTCGATGAGACGATCAATATAGAAGTACGCACGGAAGATTTGAAAATCGATACGTATCGGGCAAGTGGTGCAGGTGGTCAGCATATCAATACAACGGACTCCGCAGTCCGGATCACACATATACCTACGAACACCGTGGTAACGTGCCAAAACGAGAGATCTCAAATCAAAAACAAGGCCCAGGCCATGAATATGCTGAAAGCCAAATTGTATCAACGTGAAATTGAACAGCAACAAGCGGAATTGGATGAAATCCGTGGTGAGCAAAAGGAAATTGGCTGGGGCAGCCAAATTCGTTCATATGTTTTCCACCCGTATTCCATGGTTAAAGATCACCGTACCAGTGCGGAGACCGGAAACTTGGGAGCAGTCATGGATGGGGATATCGATATGTTCATTGATGCGTACTTGCGTTCAAAATTATAA
- the cccB gene encoding cytochrome c551 has translation MKVKWLALVLGTSLALAACGGNDDSADKEPANENNETTTAGAGDAAKIYENKCSSCHAVNLEGGVGPNLTKVGSKLSKEDIEKVIANGQGGMPKGIIQGKEASMVAEWLAGHK, from the coding sequence ATGAAAGTGAAATGGTTAGCCTTAGTTTTGGGTACATCTTTGGCCTTGGCTGCATGCGGCGGGAATGATGATTCTGCAGATAAAGAGCCTGCAAATGAAAATAATGAAACGACTACGGCAGGTGCAGGTGATGCCGCTAAAATTTATGAAAACAAATGTTCAAGTTGTCATGCGGTGAATCTTGAAGGCGGCGTGGGACCGAATTTAACGAAGGTCGGTTCTAAGCTTTCGAAAGAAGACATCGAAAAAGTCATTGCGAATGGGCAAGGTGGAATGCCAAAAGGTATAATCCAAGGCAAGGAAGCGAGCATGGTCGCTGAATGGCTTGCTGGACATAAATAA
- a CDS encoding YitT family protein translates to MEYGLVIVGSAIIAIGFNVFLLPNQVASGGVSGISTILDSTLGWEPAYVLWGFNIPLFISGLIILGRHFGAKSLIGTLFLPLVVFLTKDWDAWTNDALLGSICGGMMVGLGLGIVFRGKGSTGGTDLAAQIFHKYTHLSLGTCVAVIDGIIVLSAAIVFDIEKGLYALIGLYVTSKTIDLIQIGLNHSKMSLIITNKETEVRDAIIHELDRGVTGISGYGGYTDDTRPILMCVIDQSEFTKLKQLVKLVDPKAFVIVMDASEVLGEGFKLD, encoded by the coding sequence ATGGAGTATGGATTGGTGATTGTCGGTTCGGCCATAATTGCCATTGGTTTTAATGTATTCTTACTGCCTAACCAGGTGGCATCCGGCGGAGTCAGCGGGATTAGCACGATTCTCGATTCAACTCTCGGTTGGGAACCGGCTTATGTACTTTGGGGTTTTAACATCCCATTGTTCATTTCGGGGCTTATTATCCTTGGAAGACATTTCGGAGCCAAAAGCCTGATTGGAACCTTGTTTCTGCCTTTAGTGGTATTTCTGACAAAGGATTGGGATGCATGGACGAACGATGCATTGCTTGGTTCGATTTGCGGGGGGATGATGGTCGGACTTGGCCTGGGGATCGTCTTTCGCGGAAAGGGCTCCACAGGGGGGACCGATTTGGCGGCACAGATTTTCCATAAATATACCCATCTGTCATTGGGGACCTGTGTCGCTGTCATTGATGGAATCATCGTTTTAAGTGCTGCCATCGTTTTTGATATTGAAAAAGGGCTGTATGCATTAATAGGTTTATATGTGACAAGCAAGACGATCGACCTTATCCAGATTGGATTGAACCATTCGAAGATGTCATTAATTATCACGAATAAAGAAACGGAAGTAAGGGATGCTATCATACATGAGCTGGACCGGGGTGTAACAGGGATATCCGGGTATGGCGGCTATACGGATGATACTCGTCCAATTTTGATGTGCGTAATAGACCAATCGGAATTCACCAAATTGAAACAATTGGTGAAACTCGTTGACCCTAAAGCGTTTGTAATTGTAATGGACGCATCGGAGGTACTCGGGGAGGGTTTTAAACTGGATTGA
- the ftsE gene encoding cell division ATP-binding protein FtsE — protein MIEMIDVKKTYPNGVIAINGINVKIKPGEFVYVVGPSGAGKSTFIKMMYREEKPTSGNILVNGISLPSIRNSKVPLFRRNIGMVFQDFKLLQTFTAYENVAFAMEVIEKEPEEIKKRVMEVLDLVGIKHKARMLPSELSGGEQQRVAIARSIVNDPKVVIADEPTGNLDPETSWEIMNIFEEINKRGTTLVMATHNRDIVNNIKRRVIAIESGKIVRDEHRGDYGYEI, from the coding sequence ATGATAGAAATGATAGATGTGAAAAAGACATATCCAAATGGCGTAATTGCCATTAATGGAATCAATGTGAAAATAAAGCCAGGCGAGTTCGTTTATGTAGTGGGTCCGAGCGGTGCCGGAAAATCGACCTTCATCAAAATGATGTATAGGGAAGAAAAGCCTACAAGCGGTAATATTTTGGTCAATGGCATTAGCCTGCCAAGTATCCGCAATTCGAAAGTTCCTCTATTCCGCCGTAATATCGGTATGGTATTCCAAGATTTTAAACTCCTTCAAACATTCACTGCATATGAAAATGTTGCTTTTGCCATGGAAGTTATTGAAAAGGAACCAGAAGAAATCAAAAAGAGAGTCATGGAAGTCCTCGATCTGGTTGGCATTAAACATAAAGCGAGGATGCTGCCTTCCGAGTTATCCGGTGGGGAGCAGCAAAGGGTTGCAATAGCCCGTTCGATCGTCAATGATCCTAAGGTAGTCATAGCCGACGAGCCTACAGGTAATCTTGATCCCGAAACATCATGGGAAATCATGAACATATTTGAAGAAATTAATAAACGCGGAACTACGCTTGTCATGGCCACTCATAATAGGGACATCGTCAACAATATTAAACGACGTGTCATTGCCATTGAAAGTGGAAAAATAGTACGCGATGAACATCGAGGTGATTACGGATATGAAATTTAG